A single Limisphaera ngatamarikiensis DNA region contains:
- a CDS encoding S8 family peptidase gives MLGRNVDGLRGWLVCMAAVAGLFGMVAGGVAAEGSAAGGGPRLDWDAASNRVTADIRDASLEAVLQLVASRTGWSVWVEPGLAGRVSTRFQDLPPGEALRRLLDRLNFTLLPQSNGPPHLYVFRTSMQDATRPVRAAAEGPQAGSDRARIVGEWIVRLKPGTDPETLARALGAEITGRIEALRAYRFRFATAEAAEAARQRLLADDAVASVEANYRMDRPPELQGVWTTSVGLPRVQPRKPDPGGGIVVALVDTAVQPLPGPLNEFLLPGLQVAEGDGPPADLPTHGTAMAQTLLRGLEMVSGPESKVRVLPVDIYGGREVTSTFDLALGLYLAVYEGGARLVNLSLGSQADSPLVHDVVRQVSGTGVLVVAAAGNEPTTAPVYPAAYPEVVAVTAGDRSGGIAPYANRGEFVDVVAPGASVVFYEGRPFLVMGTSAAAAFTSGLAAGLAESRPGQMKDLLPALQAILGTPGR, from the coding sequence ATGTTGGGTCGAAACGTTGACGGACTGCGCGGGTGGCTGGTTTGCATGGCCGCCGTGGCGGGGTTGTTTGGGATGGTGGCGGGCGGGGTGGCGGCTGAAGGTTCGGCTGCGGGCGGTGGTCCGAGGCTGGATTGGGATGCCGCGTCGAACCGGGTGACGGCGGACATTCGGGACGCATCGTTGGAGGCGGTGCTGCAATTGGTGGCGTCCCGGACGGGCTGGAGTGTGTGGGTGGAACCGGGGCTGGCGGGGCGGGTTTCCACGCGGTTTCAGGACCTGCCGCCGGGCGAGGCGCTGCGCCGGTTATTGGACCGGTTGAACTTCACGTTACTGCCGCAGAGCAACGGCCCGCCGCATCTGTATGTGTTTCGCACCTCGATGCAAGACGCCACCCGGCCGGTCAGGGCCGCGGCGGAGGGGCCTCAGGCGGGTTCGGACCGGGCGCGGATTGTCGGGGAATGGATTGTGCGGCTCAAGCCGGGGACCGATCCCGAGACGCTGGCGCGGGCGTTGGGGGCCGAGATCACCGGCCGGATCGAGGCGTTGCGGGCGTATCGGTTTCGATTTGCGACGGCGGAAGCTGCGGAGGCGGCGCGTCAGCGGTTGCTGGCCGACGACGCGGTGGCTTCGGTGGAGGCGAATTACCGGATGGATCGTCCGCCGGAACTTCAAGGGGTTTGGACAACCTCGGTGGGTTTGCCCCGGGTACAACCGCGCAAGCCGGATCCGGGCGGTGGGATTGTGGTGGCACTGGTTGACACGGCGGTGCAACCCCTGCCGGGGCCGTTGAACGAGTTTTTGCTGCCCGGCTTGCAGGTGGCCGAGGGTGACGGGCCGCCGGCGGACCTGCCCACGCACGGCACGGCCATGGCGCAAACGTTGTTGCGAGGGTTGGAGATGGTATCGGGGCCGGAGTCGAAGGTCCGGGTTTTGCCGGTGGACATTTACGGCGGCCGGGAGGTGACGTCCACGTTTGATCTGGCGTTGGGTTTGTATCTGGCGGTGTACGAGGGTGGGGCGCGGTTGGTGAATTTGAGCCTGGGCAGCCAGGCTGACAGTCCCCTGGTGCACGACGTTGTACGTCAGGTGAGTGGCACCGGGGTTTTGGTGGTGGCGGCGGCGGGGAATGAACCGACGACCGCGCCGGTGTATCCGGCGGCGTATCCGGAGGTGGTGGCGGTGACGGCCGGGGACAGATCGGGCGGCATCGCGCCCTATGCCAACCGTGGGGAGTTTGTGGACGTGGTGGCTCCGGGGGCGAGCGTGGTGTTTTACGAGGGGCGACCGTTTTTGGTGATGGGGACTTCGGCGGCGGCGGCCTTTACGAGCGGGCTGGCGGCCGGCCTGGCAGAGAGCCGCCCCGGTCAGATGAAAGATCTGCTGCCTGCTTTGCAGGCGATTCTGGGGACGCCGGGCCGGTGA
- a CDS encoding SPFH domain-containing protein, giving the protein MKRPVVTLLVGAVLVVIFALLLFVFQVRQSEVAVVTTFGRPTRSITEPGAYLKWPWPIQRVYKFDRRIQVFEDKFTEGLTADNNNLLTAVYVGWRIANAEEFFPKFG; this is encoded by the coding sequence ATGAAGCGGCCTGTTGTGACATTGCTGGTGGGTGCGGTGCTGGTGGTCATCTTTGCGCTGCTGCTGTTTGTGTTTCAGGTGCGGCAGTCGGAGGTGGCGGTGGTGACCACGTTTGGCCGTCCGACGCGGAGCATTACCGAACCGGGGGCATACTTGAAGTGGCCGTGGCCGATTCAGCGGGTGTACAAGTTTGATCGGCGGATCCAGGTGTTTGAGGACAAGTTCACCGAGGGTCTGACGGCCGACAACAACAACCTGTTGACCGCGGTGTATGTGGGGTGGCGGATTGCGAATGCGGAGGAGTTTTTCCCCAAGTTTGGC
- the hflK gene encoding protease modulator HflK: MAGPTHQPAPPPPARPPTPVDTGSEALAQALHSSFAIVRFLMLVLVVVFLGSSFFIIGPQERGLILRLGRPVGEGEAALLSPGLHWSFPYPIDEVVRVRITEIQTLRSTIGWYAVTPEQELAGTEPPVAPGTPLIPGVDGYLLTGDGNIIHSRATLRYRIEDPLRCVFGFGVGTNGGFDLAGVSNAVLNTLNQALVHAAARFTVDDVLTRNVLGFQEEVLRRFLELARERDLGIVVEQLQVESRPPRQLKQAFDDVVNAAVRRGQVLNEALSYANQTTNRAMSEAAALISRAQADRTRYLESLAAEARRFEGLLAQFERNPDLYMQQRVAEVMARVLTNVQDKFYIPERSDGKTRELRLLLNREPPRPQGAQPGR; this comes from the coding sequence ATGGCTGGACCGACGCATCAACCTGCCCCGCCTCCGCCGGCCCGGCCACCGACGCCGGTGGACACCGGGTCGGAGGCACTGGCCCAGGCACTGCACAGCAGCTTTGCCATTGTGCGGTTCCTGATGCTGGTGCTGGTGGTGGTGTTTTTGGGGAGCAGCTTTTTCATCATCGGACCGCAGGAGCGCGGGTTGATTTTGCGGCTGGGCCGGCCGGTGGGGGAGGGTGAGGCGGCGTTGTTGTCCCCGGGGCTGCACTGGTCGTTTCCGTACCCGATTGACGAGGTGGTGAGGGTGCGGATCACGGAGATTCAAACGTTGCGGAGTACGATCGGCTGGTATGCGGTGACGCCCGAGCAGGAGCTGGCCGGCACGGAGCCACCGGTGGCGCCGGGCACGCCGTTGATCCCCGGGGTGGACGGTTACCTGTTGACGGGCGACGGCAACATCATCCATTCGCGGGCCACGTTGCGGTATCGGATTGAAGATCCGCTGCGGTGCGTGTTCGGGTTCGGGGTGGGTACCAACGGGGGGTTTGACCTTGCCGGGGTTTCCAATGCGGTGTTGAACACGTTGAACCAGGCGTTGGTGCATGCGGCGGCGCGGTTCACCGTGGACGACGTTTTGACGCGGAACGTGCTCGGTTTTCAGGAGGAGGTTCTGCGTCGGTTTCTGGAGCTGGCGCGGGAACGGGACCTGGGGATTGTGGTGGAACAGCTCCAGGTGGAGAGTCGGCCGCCGCGGCAGCTCAAGCAGGCGTTTGACGATGTGGTGAATGCGGCGGTGCGGCGGGGTCAGGTGCTCAACGAAGCCCTCAGCTACGCCAATCAAACGACCAACCGGGCGATGTCGGAGGCGGCGGCCCTGATCAGCCGGGCCCAGGCGGATCGGACGCGGTATCTGGAGAGTTTGGCGGCGGAGGCACGCCGGTTTGAGGGGTTGCTGGCGCAGTTTGAGCGGAATCCGGATTTGTACATGCAGCAGCGTGTGGCCGAGGTGATGGCCCGGGTCCTGACGAACGTGCAGGACAAGTTTTACATCCCGGAGCGGTCCGATGGCAAAACGCGCGAGCTGCGACTATTGTTGAATCGTGAGCCGCCCCGGCCGCAGGGGGCGCAACCGGGTCGGTGA
- a CDS encoding SPFH domain-containing protein has product LQAAERMLEGVLGNAKGAVVGRYRLSDFLNVDPNQVKFEQIEREIRELVEAQLRTNRTGIEIEFLGIKKIGLPESVTQTVFDRMTSERKVLVSRLENEGEAEAQRIRAAADRQAAEILAAAEAEATRIRGEGEARAAELLPVFERNPALANFELRLRALEQALRERTTLIFDERTPPFDLFQGFLTNRNTR; this is encoded by the coding sequence GTTGCAGGCGGCGGAGCGGATGCTGGAGGGGGTGCTGGGCAATGCCAAGGGGGCGGTGGTGGGGCGCTACCGGCTGTCGGACTTTCTGAACGTGGATCCGAACCAGGTGAAGTTCGAGCAGATCGAACGGGAGATCCGGGAGCTGGTGGAGGCGCAGCTGCGGACGAACCGCACCGGCATTGAGATCGAGTTTCTGGGCATCAAGAAGATCGGGCTGCCGGAGAGCGTGACGCAGACGGTGTTTGACCGGATGACGTCGGAACGCAAGGTGCTGGTGAGCCGGTTGGAGAACGAGGGCGAGGCCGAAGCGCAAAGGATCCGTGCGGCGGCGGACCGGCAGGCGGCGGAGATTCTGGCGGCGGCCGAGGCGGAGGCGACGCGGATCCGCGGGGAGGGTGAGGCGCGGGCGGCGGAGTTGTTGCCGGTGTTTGAGCGCAATCCGGCGCTGGCGAATTTTGAGCTGCGGCTGCGGGCGTTGGAGCAGGCGTTGAGGGAGCGGACGACGCTGATTTTCGACGAGCGCACGCCGCCGTTTGATCTGTTTCAGGGGTTCCTGACCAATCGCAACACCCGTTGA
- a CDS encoding type II secretion system GspH family protein: MIELLVVIAIIAILAGMLLPALSKAKSKTQGIYCMNNGNQLIKAITLYASDHRELLPPNPDDGNTVLGHNWCAGQAGRGGAQEFNPDILRDPERTLVAPYIGNNIEIFRCPADKRSGFYTGTDPAKRGQSVRAARTIAMSQAVGTICQVFDASGAGHGGVPNRPVNGPWLNNNHSHRRGQPFLTYGKTTDFTRPGPAMTWVILDEDDRSLNDAGFAVGVMNPEWIDWPGTYHNFGAGFAFADGHSEIHKWRDSRTQVIGNNVARRAVPGSPDWQWIAERTTARVN, encoded by the coding sequence TTGATCGAACTCTTGGTGGTGATTGCGATTATTGCCATCCTGGCCGGGATGCTGTTGCCCGCCTTGAGCAAGGCAAAATCCAAAACCCAGGGTATCTACTGCATGAACAACGGCAACCAGCTCATCAAGGCCATCACCCTCTACGCCAGCGACCACCGCGAGCTGTTGCCGCCCAATCCCGATGACGGCAACACGGTCCTGGGACACAACTGGTGCGCCGGCCAGGCCGGTCGAGGAGGAGCCCAGGAGTTTAACCCCGATATCCTTCGCGACCCTGAACGAACGCTGGTCGCACCTTACATCGGCAACAACATCGAGATCTTCCGCTGCCCTGCAGACAAGCGGTCAGGATTCTATACCGGAACCGATCCCGCCAAGCGCGGTCAAAGCGTCCGCGCCGCACGCACCATTGCCATGAGCCAGGCCGTCGGTACCATCTGCCAGGTGTTCGACGCGTCAGGCGCTGGACACGGTGGTGTGCCGAATCGCCCTGTAAACGGCCCTTGGCTCAATAACAACCACAGCCATCGCCGTGGACAGCCGTTTCTTACCTACGGGAAGACAACCGACTTCACCCGGCCCGGCCCGGCCATGACCTGGGTCATTTTGGACGAAGACGACCGCAGCTTGAACGATGCAGGCTTCGCCGTGGGAGTGATGAATCCGGAGTGGATCGACTGGCCGGGCACCTACCATAACTTCGGTGCGGGCTTTGCCTTCGCCGACGGGCACTCCGAAATCCACAAGTGGCGCGACAGCCGAACCCAGGTCATCGGCAACAACGTCGCCCGTCGAGCTGTCCCCGGCAGCCCCGACTGGCAGTGGATTGCCGAACGCACCACAGCCCGGGTGAATTAA
- a CDS encoding SPFH domain-containing protein: MRRSYQKYGLVNVLTLLGVAAAAFAAARYVHSLAGHVAAVHLGLGMLVAFVSWFQLRLEEQEAEEQLELEEMVRSKGRAGLFEADESELLPARRAREQFERYFVPGFTLLLCGLQAAGAWWLWRWLDRQTLPPVSPPLVAMSFFGLFALILFLVGKFASTLARLENQRLLRPGGDAVLFGAYVCMLAVAAVVGVEAGWPRTDLWVARGLVVVLGVVAVETALNLILEIYRPRLKGQRPRPVYESRLVGLLSRPEGLVTTAAEALDYQFGFKVSETWVYKFFERALGWLVLLQLGVLLLSTCFVVVDPGQQALLERWGRPAGDRALLGPGLHLKWPWPVEKVYRYRTEEIQTLTVGIEPEPPEPGVKDTRTVVWTVAHGKEDLFMVAAREVESGVRPQDQRERTAPPVSFLVVNVPIHFQIEDVRQWAYGHRDPARLLENLATREIVRYLVSADLGEVMSTARARAAEELRLRIQKAAEELRLGVRIVFVGLQGIHPPVKVAPEFNRVVSAWHTRQARILDAQAAAIRTNALAAAQAFVLTNRALAERMQLERLSLARAAAFTNQEPAFRAAPSVYPLRAYLQRFVPAVSGARKYILWTTNVQDVIQVDLQDRIRQDLLDVALPATRTQNP, from the coding sequence ATGCGACGGAGTTATCAGAAGTACGGACTGGTGAACGTGCTCACCCTGTTGGGTGTGGCTGCGGCGGCCTTTGCGGCGGCGCGTTACGTGCATTCGCTGGCGGGGCATGTGGCGGCGGTGCATCTGGGGCTGGGCATGTTGGTGGCGTTCGTGAGCTGGTTCCAGCTCCGGTTGGAGGAGCAGGAGGCGGAGGAGCAGCTGGAGCTGGAGGAGATGGTGCGGTCGAAGGGCCGGGCGGGGCTGTTTGAGGCGGACGAGTCGGAGTTGCTGCCGGCGCGGCGTGCCCGGGAACAGTTTGAGCGGTATTTCGTTCCGGGTTTCACGCTGTTGTTGTGCGGGTTGCAGGCGGCGGGGGCGTGGTGGTTGTGGCGCTGGCTGGATCGGCAGACGCTTCCGCCGGTGTCGCCGCCGTTGGTGGCGATGTCGTTTTTCGGCCTGTTTGCGCTGATTCTCTTTTTGGTGGGCAAGTTTGCCTCGACGCTGGCGCGGTTGGAGAACCAGCGCTTGTTGCGACCGGGGGGCGACGCGGTGCTGTTTGGGGCGTACGTGTGCATGCTGGCGGTGGCGGCGGTGGTGGGGGTGGAGGCCGGCTGGCCGCGGACGGATTTGTGGGTGGCGCGGGGGTTGGTGGTGGTGCTGGGCGTGGTGGCGGTGGAAACCGCATTGAACCTGATTCTGGAGATTTACCGGCCGCGGTTGAAGGGGCAGCGTCCGCGCCCGGTGTACGAGAGCCGGTTGGTGGGTTTGTTGAGCCGGCCGGAGGGGCTGGTGACGACGGCGGCGGAGGCGCTGGACTACCAGTTCGGGTTCAAGGTTTCGGAGACGTGGGTTTACAAGTTCTTTGAGAGGGCGCTGGGCTGGCTGGTGTTGCTGCAACTCGGGGTGTTGTTGCTTTCGACGTGTTTTGTGGTGGTGGATCCCGGGCAGCAGGCGTTGTTGGAGCGGTGGGGCCGGCCGGCCGGAGACCGGGCCTTGTTGGGGCCGGGGTTGCATCTGAAATGGCCCTGGCCGGTGGAGAAGGTGTACCGGTACCGGACCGAGGAGATTCAGACGCTGACGGTGGGGATTGAACCCGAACCGCCGGAGCCGGGGGTGAAGGACACCCGGACGGTGGTATGGACGGTGGCGCACGGGAAGGAAGACCTGTTCATGGTGGCGGCGCGGGAGGTGGAATCGGGGGTGCGACCGCAGGATCAGCGGGAGCGCACGGCGCCGCCGGTGAGTTTCCTAGTGGTGAACGTGCCGATCCATTTCCAGATCGAGGATGTCCGGCAGTGGGCGTATGGGCACAGGGACCCTGCCCGGCTGTTGGAGAACTTGGCGACGCGGGAGATTGTGCGGTACCTGGTGAGCGCGGATCTCGGCGAGGTGATGAGCACGGCCCGGGCGCGTGCGGCCGAGGAGCTGCGGCTGCGAATTCAGAAGGCGGCGGAGGAGTTGCGGCTTGGGGTGCGGATCGTCTTTGTGGGGTTGCAGGGGATTCATCCGCCCGTGAAGGTGGCGCCGGAGTTTAACCGGGTGGTTTCGGCCTGGCACACGCGGCAGGCACGGATTCTGGACGCGCAGGCGGCGGCGATTCGGACGAATGCTCTGGCGGCGGCGCAGGCGTTTGTGCTGACGAACCGTGCGCTGGCGGAGCGGATGCAGTTGGAGCGGCTGAGTCTGGCGCGGGCGGCGGCTTTCACGAATCAGGAACCGGCGTTCCGGGCGGCGCCGTCGGTTTACCCGTTGCGGGCGTATTTGCAGAGGTTCGTTCCGGCGGTGTCGGGGGCCCGCAAGTACATCTTGTGGACGACGAACGTGCAGGATGTGATTCAGGTCGATTTGCAGGATCGGATCCGGCAGGACCTGTTGGACGTGGCCCTGCCGGCGACGCGGACGCAGAATCCCTGA
- a CDS encoding ABC transporter permease, translating to MQALWNIAVNAFMELVRQPVFLLLMTSSALFEVFLAVPYYFAFGDEPKLVKNSALAVALLSGLAGAVLSASSSVARELRTGTALAVLSKPVGKTRFLVAKYLGLAGALAVLTYVNVVAALVAGRMAFDAYGETDVRALGIFAGAVLTAYLYGGFANYFLRRPFVSHTVVALVPLVTLAAVLIGEFSLHAPSLYEQAAYDWRMIPAGLLILFALWVLAAVALACSTRLDMIPTLAVCSGVFLLGLVADYLYSRMGGTLEGGPWWATVLYTLLPNWQLFWLGDLLETGRGSFHWGYVVKALSYTVGFVGALLSVAAALFEDRELS from the coding sequence ATGCAAGCGTTGTGGAACATAGCGGTCAACGCGTTCATGGAGCTGGTGCGGCAGCCGGTGTTTTTGCTGTTGATGACCAGCTCGGCGTTGTTCGAGGTGTTTCTTGCGGTGCCGTATTATTTTGCATTCGGGGATGAGCCGAAGCTGGTGAAGAACAGTGCGTTGGCGGTGGCGTTGTTGAGCGGGCTGGCGGGTGCGGTGTTGAGCGCGTCGTCCTCGGTGGCACGGGAGTTGCGGACGGGGACGGCCCTGGCGGTGTTGTCGAAGCCGGTGGGCAAGACGCGGTTTCTTGTGGCCAAGTATCTGGGGTTGGCGGGTGCGCTGGCGGTGTTGACGTATGTGAACGTGGTGGCGGCCCTGGTGGCGGGTCGGATGGCGTTTGACGCGTATGGCGAGACGGACGTGCGGGCGTTGGGGATTTTTGCGGGGGCGGTGCTGACGGCGTATTTGTACGGCGGGTTTGCGAACTATTTTCTGCGGCGGCCGTTTGTGAGTCACACGGTGGTGGCGTTGGTGCCGCTGGTGACGCTGGCAGCGGTGTTGATCGGGGAGTTTTCGCTGCATGCGCCGAGCCTGTACGAGCAGGCGGCCTACGATTGGCGGATGATTCCGGCGGGGTTGCTGATTTTGTTTGCGTTGTGGGTGTTGGCGGCGGTGGCACTGGCTTGTTCGACGCGGCTGGACATGATCCCGACGCTGGCGGTTTGTTCGGGGGTGTTTTTGCTGGGGTTGGTGGCGGATTACCTGTACAGCCGGATGGGGGGGACGCTGGAGGGGGGGCCGTGGTGGGCGACGGTGCTTTACACGCTGTTGCCGAACTGGCAGCTTTTCTGGCTCGGCGACCTGCTGGAGACGGGTCGCGGTTCGTTTCACTGGGGTTATGTGGTGAAGGCCCTGAGCTATACGGTTGGTTTTGTGGGTGCGCTGCTGTCGGTGGCGGCGGCGTTGTTTGAGGACCGCGAGCTCAGCTGA
- a CDS encoding glycoside hydrolase family 5 protein, producing the protein MKRQVCIWVAGMVLCVAPLGSVVRGEGFLRAQGDRIVDGRGREVLLRGMGLGGWMLQEGYMLRLKGENPQHRIRSRIVELLGPEATERFYTLWRDRHMTEADVETLARAGFNSIRLPMHFNLFTLPVEEEPDPDGQTWLPTGFEMIDRLLSWCRPRKIYVILDLHAAPGGQGHDVNICDRDTNKPSLWECARNRAKTVALWRKLAERYANEPWIGGYDLINEPNWSFEGRERHGREDQTNAPLWALYREITRAIREVDRNHMIILGGNGWGNNYRGFPGPWDDNLVLSFHKYWNPNTEEAIAPYLELRRRYGVPIWLGESGENSNDWFRECVALVERHRIGWAWWPHKKVESRSCVYTVEPPAEYRELLAYWHGQGPRPTREVAVRALFGLVENLRAERCRYNEDVVRALIPEPGPR; encoded by the coding sequence ATGAAACGTCAGGTGTGCATCTGGGTTGCAGGGATGGTGTTGTGCGTGGCGCCGTTGGGCTCGGTGGTCCGGGGTGAGGGTTTTTTGCGGGCGCAGGGCGATCGGATTGTCGACGGTCGCGGTCGGGAGGTGTTGTTGCGGGGGATGGGTTTGGGCGGGTGGATGTTGCAGGAGGGATACATGTTGCGGCTGAAGGGGGAGAACCCGCAGCACCGGATCCGGTCGCGGATTGTGGAGTTGTTGGGGCCCGAGGCCACGGAACGGTTTTACACGTTGTGGCGGGACCGGCACATGACGGAGGCGGACGTGGAGACGCTGGCGCGGGCCGGGTTTAATTCGATCCGGCTGCCGATGCATTTCAATTTGTTTACGTTGCCGGTGGAGGAGGAGCCGGACCCGGACGGGCAGACGTGGTTGCCGACGGGTTTTGAGATGATCGACCGGCTGTTGTCGTGGTGCCGGCCGCGGAAGATTTATGTGATCCTGGACCTGCACGCGGCCCCGGGCGGGCAGGGGCATGACGTGAACATTTGCGATCGGGACACGAACAAACCGTCGTTGTGGGAGTGTGCGCGGAACCGGGCCAAAACGGTGGCGTTGTGGCGTAAACTGGCCGAACGGTATGCGAACGAGCCGTGGATTGGGGGCTACGATTTGATCAATGAACCGAACTGGTCGTTTGAAGGGCGCGAACGGCACGGGCGGGAGGACCAGACCAATGCACCGCTGTGGGCCCTGTACCGGGAGATCACCCGGGCCATCCGGGAGGTGGACCGGAATCACATGATCATCCTGGGCGGGAACGGCTGGGGGAACAATTACCGGGGTTTTCCGGGGCCGTGGGACGACAATCTGGTCCTGAGCTTTCACAAGTATTGGAATCCGAACACGGAGGAGGCGATTGCGCCCTATTTGGAGTTGCGGCGGCGGTACGGTGTGCCGATCTGGCTGGGTGAGAGCGGGGAGAATTCGAACGACTGGTTTCGCGAGTGTGTGGCCCTGGTGGAACGGCATCGGATCGGGTGGGCCTGGTGGCCGCACAAGAAGGTGGAGTCGCGTTCCTGCGTGTATACGGTGGAACCGCCGGCGGAGTATCGGGAGCTGCTGGCATACTGGCACGGGCAGGGGCCGCGGCCGACGCGGGAGGTGGCGGTTCGTGCGTTGTTCGGGCTGGTGGAGAACCTGCGGGCGGAACGATGCCGGTACAATGAGGATGTGGTGCGGGCGTTGATCCCGGAGCCGGGTCCGCGGTGA
- a CDS encoding heavy metal translocating P-type ATPase gives MQVTSLWSRREPPEGHPAHGHEHEHGPGCACGEYHEHTPVKLWQTLIGLVFVINAFVVDWLFDQSHAVASASGMIGAIILGYPILVTAVRDLRAGRLSINELVAIAVLAAFASGDYKTAGVVAFFMLLGEIIETRTAEGARASIESLIRLTPTKARRIRPDGTEEEVPASELAVGDIIRIRPGDNVPADGVIVKGQGSFNQATITGESLPVDKKPGDEVFAGTQNLTGVLEVRVTRAGTDTTLGRVRELILAAEKTKLPIMKIVDQYMGFYTPLVLLIGALVWAFTRDLDRVIAVFIVACPCAFILATPTAMVAALSAAARLGILIKNVADIELAAKINAFIFDKTGTLTTGQLAVSRLAPAEGVKPAELLRLAASAEKYSNHPTARALNQLAAEVNVPLVEPQDFSETPGRGVRARVGEDVVLVGRAQWLREQGIDGESLGAVDLDEAEGWSLVFVARNGRCIGWIGLQDQIRPEAAPALAELKEAGVRRIAMISGDRTPVAARVAREIGCEEVRGDCLPQDKVEFVREVRSKGYRVAVVGDGVNDAPALAAGDMGIAMGAAGSEVAIHSATIALMNNDLRRLPFLVKLSRSTRLVINQNFLFGVFFIIAGLTAAAFGYLNPIVAAILHNVGSLIVVFNSARLVRKGEELEPFQPQAEQAPRPPTPGREEVAPETVPAVGPA, from the coding sequence ATGCAGGTGACATCGTTATGGAGCCGGCGGGAGCCGCCGGAGGGACATCCGGCGCACGGGCATGAGCACGAGCACGGTCCCGGTTGTGCATGCGGCGAGTATCACGAGCACACCCCGGTGAAGCTGTGGCAGACGCTGATCGGGCTGGTGTTCGTGATCAATGCCTTTGTGGTGGACTGGCTGTTTGATCAAAGTCACGCGGTGGCGAGCGCCAGCGGCATGATCGGGGCCATCATCCTCGGCTACCCGATTCTGGTGACCGCGGTGCGGGATTTGCGTGCGGGGCGGCTGAGCATCAACGAGCTGGTGGCGATTGCGGTGTTGGCCGCGTTTGCCTCGGGCGATTACAAGACGGCGGGTGTGGTGGCCTTTTTCATGTTGCTGGGGGAGATCATCGAGACGCGGACGGCCGAGGGTGCGCGGGCCTCGATTGAATCGCTGATCCGACTGACCCCCACGAAGGCGCGGCGGATCCGACCGGACGGGACGGAAGAGGAGGTTCCGGCGAGCGAGCTGGCCGTGGGGGACATCATCCGGATCCGGCCCGGCGACAACGTGCCGGCCGACGGCGTGATTGTGAAGGGGCAGGGTTCCTTCAACCAGGCGACCATCACGGGTGAATCGCTGCCGGTGGACAAGAAACCGGGCGATGAGGTGTTTGCGGGGACGCAGAATTTGACGGGCGTGCTGGAGGTGCGGGTGACACGGGCCGGCACGGACACCACCCTGGGCCGGGTGCGCGAACTGATTCTGGCGGCGGAGAAGACCAAGTTGCCGATCATGAAGATCGTGGACCAGTACATGGGCTTTTACACGCCGCTGGTGTTGTTGATCGGGGCTCTGGTCTGGGCGTTTACGCGGGATTTGGACCGTGTGATTGCGGTGTTCATCGTGGCCTGTCCGTGTGCGTTCATCCTGGCGACACCGACGGCGATGGTGGCGGCGTTGTCGGCCGCGGCGCGTCTGGGGATTTTGATCAAAAACGTGGCGGACATCGAGCTGGCGGCGAAGATCAATGCGTTCATTTTCGACAAGACGGGCACGTTGACAACGGGTCAACTGGCGGTGAGCCGGCTGGCACCTGCGGAGGGGGTGAAACCGGCCGAGTTGCTGCGTCTGGCGGCCTCGGCTGAGAAGTACAGCAACCATCCCACGGCCCGTGCCTTGAACCAGCTGGCCGCGGAGGTGAACGTGCCGCTGGTCGAACCGCAGGACTTCAGCGAGACGCCGGGTCGCGGCGTTCGCGCCCGGGTGGGTGAGGATGTGGTTCTGGTGGGACGGGCGCAGTGGCTGCGCGAGCAGGGAATTGACGGGGAGTCCCTGGGGGCGGTGGACCTGGACGAGGCGGAGGGTTGGAGCCTGGTGTTTGTGGCGCGCAACGGCCGGTGCATCGGGTGGATCGGGCTTCAGGATCAGATCCGACCCGAGGCGGCGCCGGCGCTGGCCGAGTTGAAAGAGGCCGGCGTCCGACGGATTGCGATGATTTCGGGGGATCGGACGCCGGTGGCGGCCCGGGTGGCGCGGGAGATCGGTTGCGAGGAGGTGCGGGGCGACTGCCTGCCGCAGGACAAGGTGGAGTTTGTGCGGGAGGTCCGGTCGAAGGGTTATCGCGTGGCGGTGGTGGGCGATGGTGTGAATGACGCGCCGGCGCTGGCGGCGGGGGACATGGGGATTGCCATGGGTGCGGCGGGCAGTGAAGTGGCCATCCACAGCGCGACCATTGCCCTGATGAACAATGACCTGCGCCGGTTGCCGTTCCTGGTGAAGCTGTCGCGCAGCACGCGGCTGGTGATCAACCAGAACTTTTTGTTCGGGGTGTTTTTCATTATTGCGGGGTTGACGGCGGCGGCGTTCGGGTACCTCAACCCGATTGTGGCGGCCATCCTGCACAACGTGGGGTCGCTGATCGTGGTGTTCAACAGTGCCCGGCTGGTGCGCAAAGGAGAGGAACTGGAACCGTTCCAACCCCAGGCGGAGCAGGCGCCTCGCCCGCCGACCCCGGGGCGTGAGGAGGTTGCGCCGGAGACGGTTCCGGCGGTCGGGCCGGCCTGA